The [Flavobacterium] thermophilum genome has a segment encoding these proteins:
- the hemH gene encoding Ferrochelatase, with protein sequence MKNIVGLLVMAYGTPYKEDDIERYYTHIRHGRKPPQEQIDDLKARYQAIGGLSPLANITKAQAKQLEKRLNAVQEDVEFRAYLGLKHIEPFIEDAVERMHADGIKEAVGIVLAPHYSTFSIRSYNERAKAAAEKLGGPVIYTIDQWYDEPKFLQYWSERVRAIFDAMPEQERERAVLIVSAHSLPEKIIQAGDPYPEQLQDTAERIAKQAGVSHYAVGWQSAGSTPEPWLGPDVQDLTRQLHEEHGYTSFVYAPVGFVADHLEVLYDNDIECKQVTEEIGARYYRPEMPNTDPLFIDALATVVLKRLAKEGGKHE encoded by the coding sequence ATGAAGAACATTGTCGGACTGCTTGTGATGGCGTACGGCACGCCGTACAAGGAAGACGATATTGAACGGTATTATACGCATATCCGCCACGGGAGGAAGCCGCCGCAGGAACAAATCGATGATTTAAAAGCGCGCTATCAAGCCATCGGCGGCCTGTCGCCGCTGGCGAACATTACAAAAGCGCAGGCAAAGCAGCTTGAAAAACGGCTGAATGCTGTGCAAGAGGACGTGGAGTTTCGCGCGTATTTGGGATTGAAACATATCGAGCCGTTCATTGAGGACGCGGTTGAACGCATGCACGCCGACGGCATAAAAGAGGCGGTTGGCATTGTGCTGGCGCCGCATTATTCCACATTCAGCATCCGCTCGTACAACGAGCGGGCCAAAGCGGCGGCGGAAAAGCTTGGCGGCCCGGTTATTTATACGATTGACCAGTGGTATGACGAGCCGAAGTTTTTGCAATATTGGTCCGAACGAGTGAGAGCCATTTTTGATGCCATGCCGGAACAAGAGCGGGAACGGGCGGTGTTGATCGTCTCGGCCCATAGTTTGCCGGAAAAAATCATTCAAGCGGGCGACCCGTATCCAGAACAGCTCCAAGACACAGCCGAACGTATTGCCAAACAAGCCGGCGTCTCGCATTACGCCGTCGGCTGGCAAAGCGCCGGCAGCACGCCGGAGCCATGGCTTGGCCCGGATGTGCAAGATTTGACGCGCCAGCTCCATGAAGAGCACGGCTATACGTCGTTCGTTTATGCGCCGGTCGGTTTTGTTGCCGACCATTTGGAAGTGTTGTATGACAACGATATTGAATGCAAGCAAGTAACCGAAGAAATTGGCGCCCGCTATTACCGGCCGGAGATGCCGAATACCGATCCGCTGTTTATTGATGCATTGGCGACGGTCGTGTTAAAGCGGCTCGCAAAAGAAGGCGGTAAGCATGAGTGA
- the hemE gene encoding Uroporphyrinogen decarboxylase, translating into MTRRINDTFLRACRGEKTDYVPVWYMRQAGRSQPEYRALKEKYSLFEITHEPELCAYVTRLPVEQYGVDAAILYKDIMTPLPAIGVDVEIQGGIGPVIANPIRSLQDVERLGEIDPEHDVPYVLETIRLLVNEQLDVPLIGFAGAPFTLASYMIEGGPSKNYHKTKAFMYAEPKAWFALMDKLAEMTIRYVRSQIQAGASAVQIFDSWVGAVNADDYRVFIKPAMARIFAALREEGVPLIMFGVGAGHLAREWNDLPLDVIGLDWRLSIREARRQGIVKAIQGNLDPAVLLAPWNVIEERVKRILDEGMEQPGYIFNLGHGIFPDVQPATLKRLTAFIHEYTSAK; encoded by the coding sequence ATGACAAGACGGATCAACGATACATTTTTGCGCGCCTGCCGCGGCGAGAAAACGGATTATGTGCCGGTCTGGTACATGCGGCAAGCCGGCCGGTCGCAGCCGGAGTACCGGGCGCTGAAAGAAAAATACTCGCTGTTTGAGATTACGCATGAACCAGAGCTGTGCGCCTATGTCACGAGGCTTCCGGTCGAACAATACGGCGTTGATGCCGCGATTTTATATAAAGACATTATGACGCCGCTGCCGGCGATTGGCGTTGATGTTGAGATTCAGGGCGGCATCGGGCCGGTGATCGCCAATCCGATTCGCTCGCTTCAAGACGTCGAACGGCTCGGGGAGATCGATCCGGAACATGATGTGCCATACGTGCTGGAGACGATCCGGTTGCTTGTCAACGAGCAGCTTGACGTGCCGCTCATCGGGTTTGCTGGTGCGCCGTTTACGTTGGCGAGCTACATGATTGAAGGTGGACCATCAAAAAATTACCATAAAACAAAAGCGTTTATGTATGCGGAACCGAAGGCATGGTTTGCCTTAATGGACAAGCTCGCCGAGATGACGATCCGCTACGTGCGGTCGCAAATTCAGGCCGGGGCGAGCGCGGTGCAGATTTTTGACTCTTGGGTCGGGGCGGTGAATGCGGACGATTACCGGGTGTTTATTAAGCCGGCGATGGCGCGCATTTTTGCCGCTTTGCGCGAGGAAGGCGTGCCGCTCATTATGTTTGGCGTCGGGGCGGGCCATTTGGCGCGCGAGTGGAACGATTTGCCGCTTGACGTCATCGGCCTTGATTGGCGGCTGTCAATTCGGGAGGCGCGCCGCCAAGGTATTGTGAAAGCCATCCAAGGCAACTTGGATCCGGCGGTGTTGCTCGCTCCGTGGAATGTGATCGAAGAGCGGGTGAAACGCATTTTGGACGAGGGGATGGAGCAGCCGGGCTATATTTTTAACCTGGGACATGGCATTTTCCCTGATGTGCAGCCGGCGACTTTGAAGCGGCTGACGGCTTTTATCCATGAGTATACTTCAGCAAAGTAA
- a CDS encoding Predicted ABC-type exoprotein transport system, permease component → MMDAGKLWQERFRAEGRRRLRYLRYMFNDHLLVGLFIVLGWAAVVYKRSIEQLPPSFPYPAIAAAVFGWAAASGSVRTLFREADMVFLLPAERRLRPYIRRAFVFSAVWHSYGLCLLLLAAGPLHVRFSPVPWPLFLLGIVCLKLWNLWASWKGNYIAEPSFHRWSALVRLGASALVVYFWLAAAPWPFFGTVAALMAALSVCLWRWAEGKTWKWERLIAEEQRAARLFYRVANLFTDVPEWRETAKRRRWLDPLLAFIPYGTRHVFFHLYARTFLRAGGYAGLYVRLTAIGCVVLAAADHEYMRAATVLLVLYATAVQLAALPHRHRYSLWTRLYPLPRTESPAAAMRLFAILLIAQNTLFHLVLAAVSPRFLWLATWVGGNAWGIWAAGRYGRPRRRANAGY, encoded by the coding sequence ATGATGGACGCCGGCAAGCTTTGGCAGGAGCGCTTTCGAGCGGAGGGGAGGCGAAGGCTCCGGTACTTGCGTTACATGTTCAATGACCATTTGCTTGTCGGCCTGTTCATCGTGTTGGGTTGGGCGGCGGTCGTGTATAAACGCTCGATCGAACAGCTCCCCCCCTCATTTCCGTACCCAGCCATCGCTGCGGCGGTGTTTGGTTGGGCGGCGGCGTCAGGCTCGGTGCGCACCTTGTTTCGTGAAGCGGATATGGTGTTTTTGCTGCCGGCCGAGCGCCGGCTGCGTCCATATATTCGCCGGGCGTTTGTTTTCTCTGCAGTGTGGCACTCCTACGGCCTATGTTTGCTTCTTTTGGCGGCCGGACCGCTCCATGTCCGGTTTTCGCCGGTGCCGTGGCCGCTCTTTTTGCTCGGCATCGTCTGTTTAAAACTATGGAATTTATGGGCGAGTTGGAAGGGGAATTACATTGCTGAACCGTCGTTTCATCGTTGGAGCGCGCTTGTCCGCTTGGGCGCATCGGCGCTTGTCGTGTACTTTTGGCTGGCGGCGGCGCCGTGGCCGTTTTTCGGAACGGTCGCCGCGTTGATGGCCGCTCTTTCCGTCTGCTTATGGCGATGGGCAGAAGGGAAAACATGGAAGTGGGAGCGGCTCATCGCCGAAGAGCAGCGCGCAGCCCGATTGTTTTACCGGGTGGCCAACTTGTTCACGGACGTTCCGGAATGGCGGGAGACGGCGAAGCGGCGGCGTTGGCTCGACCCGTTGCTGGCCTTTATTCCGTACGGGACGCGGCACGTCTTTTTCCATTTGTATGCACGCACGTTTTTGCGCGCCGGCGGGTACGCAGGGCTGTATGTGCGGCTAACCGCCATCGGATGCGTCGTGCTCGCGGCGGCCGACCATGAATACATGCGGGCGGCCACGGTGCTTTTGGTGTTGTATGCGACCGCTGTTCAATTGGCGGCGCTTCCTCATCGCCACCGTTATTCGCTATGGACGCGGCTGTACCCGCTGCCGCGGACGGAATCGCCCGCCGCTGCCATGCGGCTGTTCGCCATCTTGCTCATCGCGCAAAATACGTTGTTTCACCTTGTATTGGCTGCTGTCTCCCCCCGTTTTCTTTGGCTTGCCACTTGGGTGGGCGGAAACGCGTGGGGGATCTGGGCGGCCGGGCGCTATGGACGCCCGCGCCGGAGGGCCAACGCCGGCTATTAG
- the ecsA gene encoding ABC-type transporter ATP-binding protein EcsA, whose translation MALLQVDHISGGYTAQNVLEDVTFSVERGEMVALIGLNGAGKSTTIKHIIGLMEPRRGTVSINGYTLAAEPEAYRKQFAFIPETPVLYEELTLEEHLRLAAMAYGLSEAEYERRLPPLLREFRLERRLSSFPAHFSKGMKQKVMIVCAFLLEPPLYMIDEPFLGLDPLAIHALLERMNEQKAKGAGILLSTHILATAERYCDSFVILHQGRVKAKGTLDDIRRQSGLKHATLDEVYIELTKDDAP comes from the coding sequence ATGGCGCTTTTGCAAGTGGATCATATATCCGGAGGGTATACAGCGCAAAACGTGCTTGAGGATGTGACATTTTCGGTTGAGCGCGGCGAAATGGTGGCCTTGATTGGCTTGAACGGGGCCGGGAAAAGCACGACAATCAAACATATTATCGGTTTGATGGAGCCGCGCCGCGGGACGGTTTCGATCAACGGCTATACGCTCGCGGCCGAGCCGGAGGCGTACCGGAAGCAGTTTGCCTTTATTCCGGAAACGCCGGTGTTGTATGAAGAACTGACATTGGAAGAACACTTGCGTCTAGCGGCGATGGCGTACGGGTTGAGCGAGGCGGAATACGAACGCCGCCTTCCTCCCTTGCTTCGCGAGTTCCGCCTCGAGCGGCGTCTTTCTTCGTTTCCGGCCCATTTTTCCAAAGGGATGAAACAAAAAGTGATGATCGTTTGCGCCTTTTTGCTTGAACCGCCTCTTTATATGATCGACGAGCCGTTTCTTGGCCTTGATCCGCTTGCGATTCATGCGCTGCTCGAGCGGATGAATGAACAAAAGGCGAAGGGAGCCGGCATTTTGTTATCAACCCATATTTTAGCAACGGCCGAGCGGTATTGCGACTCGTTTGTCATTTTGCACCAAGGGCGCGTGAAAGCGAAAGGAACGCTTGATGACATCCGCCGCCAGTCCGGGTTGAAACATGCGACGCTTGATGAGGTGTACATTGAATTAACAAAGGATGATGCGCCATGA
- the hit gene encoding purine nucleoside phosphoramidase: MSDCIFCKIVNGELPAAKVYEDEHVLAFLDISQVTKGHTLVIPKVHTENVFTLTPEAAGRLFRAVPVIANALNKAFSPVGLNLLNNNGEQAGQTVFHYHLHLIPRYGKGDGFGAVWKSHASDYTPADLQAIAATIREQLS; this comes from the coding sequence ATGAGTGATTGCATTTTTTGCAAAATCGTCAACGGCGAGTTGCCGGCGGCGAAAGTGTACGAAGACGAGCATGTGCTTGCCTTTTTGGACATCAGCCAAGTAACGAAAGGGCATACGCTTGTCATCCCAAAAGTACATACAGAAAACGTTTTTACGCTTACGCCGGAGGCAGCCGGCCGTCTGTTTCGCGCCGTGCCGGTAATCGCCAACGCGCTGAATAAAGCGTTTTCCCCCGTCGGGCTCAACTTGCTGAACAACAACGGCGAACAGGCCGGGCAAACGGTGTTCCATTACCATCTTCATCTCATTCCGCGCTACGGCAAGGGCGACGGGTTCGGCGCGGTCTGGAAATCGCATGCGAGCGACTACACCCCTGCGGATTTGCAGGCGATCGCCGCCACGATCCGCGAACAGCTCAGCTGA
- the prsA gene encoding Foldase protein prsA precursor has protein sequence MKKWMAAAVVVSLMALSACNNGDSEAVVETKNGDITKDEFYNEMKERVGKTVLRDLIDEKVLSKKYKVTDEEIDREIERIKEAYGTQYDLAVQQNGEKVIRDMVKLDLLRTKAAIEDIKVTDKELKEYYDNYKPKIRASHILVKDEKTAKEVKAKLEKGEDFAKLAKEYSQDPGSASNGGDLGWFGPGKMVKEFEDAAYKLKVGEVSDPVKTDYGYHIIKVTDKEKKKSFDEMKDEIVFEVKRSKLDPTTMQSKVDKLVKDADVEIKDKDLQDVLGQQ, from the coding sequence ATGAAAAAGTGGATGGCAGCCGCCGTCGTTGTTTCGCTTATGGCGTTATCGGCGTGCAACAACGGCGATTCAGAGGCAGTTGTTGAAACGAAAAACGGCGACATTACAAAAGACGAATTTTACAATGAGATGAAAGAGCGCGTCGGCAAGACGGTGCTTCGCGATTTGATTGATGAAAAAGTATTGAGCAAAAAGTATAAAGTGACCGATGAGGAAATTGACCGTGAAATCGAGCGGATCAAAGAGGCGTACGGCACGCAATACGACTTGGCTGTACAGCAAAACGGAGAAAAAGTGATCCGTGACATGGTCAAGCTTGATTTGCTGCGGACAAAGGCGGCGATCGAAGATATTAAAGTGACCGATAAGGAACTGAAAGAATATTACGATAACTATAAACCGAAAATTCGTGCCAGCCATATTTTGGTAAAAGATGAAAAAACAGCGAAAGAAGTGAAAGCGAAGCTCGAGAAAGGCGAAGACTTTGCGAAGCTGGCGAAAGAGTATTCGCAAGATCCAGGATCGGCATCCAACGGCGGCGATTTAGGCTGGTTTGGACCGGGGAAAATGGTCAAAGAGTTTGAGGATGCCGCTTATAAGCTGAAAGTCGGCGAAGTGAGCGACCCGGTGAAAACCGATTACGGTTACCATATCATCAAAGTGACAGACAAAGAAAAGAAAAAATCGTTTGACGAAATGAAAGACGAAATCGTCTTTGAAGTAAAGCGAAGCAAACTCGATCCGACAACGATGCAGTCGAAAGTGGACAAGCTCGTGAAAGACGCCGATGTTGAGATCAAGGATAAAGACTTGCAAGATGTGCTTGGACAACAATGA
- the yhaI gene encoding Protein of uncharacterised function (DUF1878), producing MESLEKRVAKLEFHQSLLLEMVDETKKPFYSLVIRADLTKEEVDAFLSFCQELAEQYERQKAEGLTIFTPLLVQFAGMLHPNLPLEQTVDAMLAQQLFVPLMTELKTLIQTVN from the coding sequence ATGGAGTCGTTGGAAAAGCGAGTGGCCAAGCTCGAATTTCACCAGTCATTGTTGCTGGAAATGGTCGATGAAACGAAAAAACCGTTTTACTCCCTTGTGATCCGCGCTGATTTGACCAAAGAAGAAGTCGACGCATTCCTATCGTTTTGCCAAGAGCTCGCCGAGCAATATGAGCGGCAAAAAGCGGAAGGGTTGACGATTTTCACCCCTCTGCTCGTGCAGTTTGCCGGGATGCTCCATCCGAACCTTCCGCTCGAACAAACGGTTGACGCCATGTTGGCCCAACAACTGTTTGTGCCGCTGATGACCGAGCTGAAAACGCTCATTCAAACCGTCAATTAG
- the hpr gene encoding Protease production regulatory protein hpr, whose protein sequence is MGGTMKGTEQHYSVKEAMLFSQRIAQLSKALWKSIEKDWQQWIKPFDLNINEHHILWIAYHFKGASISEIAKFGVMHVSTAFNFSKNLEEKGLLSFSKRQDDKRNTYIELTEKGEEVLMKLMETYDPTKNAVFNGALPLRELYGKFPEILEMMCIVRNIYGDDFMEIFERAFENIKEDFVEQDGKLVRRTAKATEQEKELTIQAN, encoded by the coding sequence GTGGGTGGAACGATGAAGGGGACAGAACAGCATTATTCCGTTAAAGAGGCAATGCTATTTAGCCAACGGATCGCCCAGCTGAGCAAGGCGCTATGGAAATCGATTGAAAAAGACTGGCAGCAATGGATCAAGCCATTCGATTTGAACATTAATGAGCATCATATTTTATGGATTGCTTACCATTTTAAAGGGGCATCGATCTCAGAAATTGCCAAATTTGGTGTGATGCACGTTTCGACAGCTTTTAACTTTTCAAAAAATCTGGAAGAAAAAGGGTTGCTTTCGTTTTCCAAAAGGCAAGACGACAAGCGCAATACGTACATTGAGTTGACCGAAAAAGGCGAAGAAGTGCTGATGAAGCTGATGGAAACGTACGACCCGACGAAAAATGCGGTCTTTAATGGGGCGTTGCCGCTTCGCGAGCTGTACGGGAAGTTTCCTGAAATTTTAGAAATGATGTGCATCGTCCGCAACATTTATGGAGACGATTTTATGGAGATTTTTGAGCGGGCGTTTGAGAACATTAAGGAAGACTTTGTCGAGCAAGACGGCAAGCTCGTCAGGCGGACGGCGAAAGCGACAGAGCAGGAGAAAGAGCTGACCATCCAGGCTAATTGA
- the serC gene encoding Phosphoserine aminotransferase: MTMKRAYNFNAGPSALPLPVLERAQKELLNFQNTGMSVMELSHRSKEYEAVHNAAKERLKQLLGVPDGYDVLFLQGGASLQFSMVPMNLLTEGKIGCYVLTGAWSEKALKEAQKIGLTTVVASSKEANYTYIPPLDDVKWPKNAAYVHITSNNTIFGTQWKEFPDTPVDLVADMSSDILSRPFDVSKFALIYAGAQKNLGPSGVTVVILRNDLLERIPDGLPTMLDYRTHQKSNSLYNTPPTFAIYMLSLVLEWVEEQGGVAAMEERNRQKAAVLYEAIDESGGFYKPHAEKGSRSLMNVTFTLPNEELTKTFLAEAKERGFVGLGGHRSVGGCRASIYNAVPLEACEALASFMNDFRRRFA; encoded by the coding sequence ATGACGATGAAACGAGCATACAACTTCAACGCCGGCCCGTCCGCGCTTCCGCTTCCGGTGCTCGAGCGGGCGCAAAAAGAGCTCCTTAATTTTCAAAACACTGGCATGTCGGTGATGGAATTAAGCCATCGAAGCAAGGAATACGAGGCGGTGCACAATGCGGCAAAAGAGCGGCTCAAGCAGCTTCTTGGCGTGCCGGACGGGTATGACGTTTTATTTTTGCAAGGCGGGGCGAGCTTGCAGTTTTCGATGGTGCCGATGAACCTCCTCACGGAAGGGAAAATCGGCTGTTATGTGCTGACCGGGGCGTGGTCGGAGAAAGCGCTGAAAGAAGCGCAAAAAATCGGCTTGACAACGGTTGTCGCGTCGAGCAAAGAGGCGAACTACACGTATATTCCGCCGCTCGATGATGTGAAATGGCCGAAAAATGCCGCCTATGTCCATATTACGTCCAACAACACGATTTTCGGTACCCAGTGGAAGGAATTTCCGGACACGCCGGTTGACCTGGTCGCGGATATGTCGAGCGACATTTTAAGCCGGCCGTTCGATGTCAGCAAGTTTGCCCTCATTTACGCCGGGGCGCAAAAAAATCTCGGGCCGTCAGGAGTCACGGTTGTCATTCTTCGCAACGATTTGCTGGAGCGCATTCCGGATGGGCTGCCGACGATGCTGGATTACCGGACGCACCAGAAGAGCAATTCGTTGTACAACACGCCGCCGACGTTTGCCATTTACATGCTGTCGCTCGTGCTCGAATGGGTCGAAGAGCAAGGCGGTGTGGCGGCGATGGAAGAGCGCAACCGGCAAAAGGCGGCCGTGCTGTATGAGGCGATTGATGAAAGCGGCGGCTTTTACAAACCGCACGCCGAAAAGGGGAGCCGTTCGCTCATGAACGTCACCTTTACGCTTCCAAATGAGGAGCTGACGAAAACGTTCCTCGCTGAGGCGAAAGAACGCGGGTTTGTCGGGCTCGGCGGGCACCGATCGGTCGGCGGCTGCCGGGCGTCGATTTACAATGCGGTGCCGCTTGAGGCGTGCGAAGCGCTCGCATCGTTTATGAACGATTTTCGCCGCCGCTTTGCCTGA
- the yhaL gene encoding Sporulation protein yhaL — translation MFSLPWWIYLVVAGIIFSGYMTVKTAAREREIDEAFIEKEGEIYMERIRQERERRKQAKSLQ, via the coding sequence ATGTTCAGTTTGCCATGGTGGATTTATTTGGTCGTGGCCGGCATTATTTTCAGCGGCTACATGACTGTAAAAACAGCGGCGCGCGAGCGGGAAATCGACGAGGCGTTTATAGAAAAAGAAGGCGAAATTTATATGGAGCGCATCCGTCAAGAACGGGAGCGGCGGAAGCAAGCGAAGTCCTTGCAATAG
- the yhaM gene encoding 3'-5' exoribonuclease yhaM: protein MAKGIIHCEVGEQVDLFLLIKSATKGIASNGKPFLTLILQDKSGDIEAKLWDVSPDDEERYVPECIVKVAGDIHNYRGKLQLRIRSIRPAHPGDAVRIDDFLETAPLGREEMKAKVMEYIFAMENPNIQRITRYLLKKYEKAFFEYPAATKNHHEFISGLAYHVVSMLELAKALVHLYPSLNKDLLYAGVILHDLGKVMELSGPVSTVYTLEGNLLGHISIMVSEISKAAEQLGIQGEEVVILQHLVLSHHGKAEWGSPKPPLVKEAEVLHYIDNLDAKITMIDRALEKVKPGEFTERVFALDNRSFYKPVFLSVSKPGHGGNDK from the coding sequence GTGGCGAAAGGCATCATCCATTGTGAGGTTGGGGAACAAGTTGATCTCTTTTTGCTCATCAAATCCGCAACGAAAGGCATCGCCAGCAATGGCAAGCCGTTCTTAACGTTGATTTTGCAAGATAAAAGCGGCGACATTGAAGCGAAACTGTGGGATGTCTCGCCAGATGATGAAGAGCGGTATGTGCCGGAGTGCATCGTCAAAGTGGCGGGAGACATCCATAACTACCGTGGCAAATTGCAGTTGCGCATCCGTTCGATCCGTCCTGCTCATCCGGGCGATGCGGTGCGCATCGATGACTTTTTGGAGACGGCTCCGCTCGGGCGCGAGGAAATGAAGGCGAAAGTGATGGAATACATATTTGCGATGGAAAATCCAAACATCCAGCGCATTACCCGCTATTTGTTGAAAAAATACGAAAAGGCGTTTTTTGAGTACCCAGCGGCGACGAAAAACCATCATGAATTCATCTCCGGACTGGCGTATCATGTCGTGTCGATGCTTGAACTCGCCAAGGCGCTCGTCCATCTCTATCCATCGCTCAATAAAGACTTGCTTTATGCCGGCGTCATTTTGCATGACCTTGGCAAAGTGATGGAATTATCTGGTCCGGTATCGACGGTGTATACGCTGGAAGGAAATTTGCTCGGACACATTTCGATCATGGTGAGCGAGATCAGCAAGGCGGCGGAACAGCTCGGCATTCAAGGTGAGGAAGTCGTCATTTTGCAGCATCTCGTGTTGTCGCATCACGGCAAGGCGGAATGGGGCAGTCCGAAGCCGCCGCTTGTCAAAGAAGCCGAGGTGCTTCATTACATTGACAATTTGGATGCGAAAATTACGATGATCGACCGTGCGCTTGAGAAAGTAAAACCAGGTGAATTCACCGAACGCGTCTTTGCCCTTGACAATCGCTCGTTTTACAAGCCGGTGTTTTTATCTGTTTCAAAGCCGGGGCATGGGGGTAATGACAAATAG
- the yhaP gene encoding ABC-2 family transporter protein — protein sequence MAELSKPVPFQKVALEKNAKTEEELNEARSLVYVLLFAMYMFVLMYGGMIATEVATEKSSRVMEILVSSVPPVQQLFGKIIGVALVSLTQFFVFFAVAFAALKTSGQEVWRFLGLDHLPASIFVYALVFFLLGYLLYAVLFAVLGSLVSRVEDVQPAITPVMMLVVAAFMIAMFGLNAPESAFVTGASFVPFFAPMLMFLRIGLVSVPGWEVALCLALLAATIALLIYFGAKVYRGGVLMYGRMNIFKDVKRAIQLTKK from the coding sequence ATGGCGGAGCTTTCCAAACCGGTTCCGTTCCAAAAGGTGGCATTGGAAAAAAACGCGAAGACGGAAGAGGAGCTGAACGAAGCGCGCTCTCTCGTTTATGTCCTTCTGTTCGCGATGTATATGTTCGTTTTGATGTATGGCGGCATGATCGCGACGGAGGTGGCGACGGAAAAATCGTCGCGCGTGATGGAAATTTTAGTGTCAAGCGTCCCGCCAGTCCAACAGCTGTTTGGCAAAATCATCGGCGTTGCGCTTGTCAGCTTGACGCAATTTTTCGTGTTTTTCGCCGTTGCGTTCGCCGCGTTAAAAACGAGCGGACAGGAAGTGTGGCGTTTCCTCGGATTGGATCACCTGCCGGCCTCGATCTTTGTGTATGCACTCGTTTTTTTCTTGCTCGGTTACCTCTTGTACGCGGTGCTGTTTGCCGTGCTCGGTTCGCTCGTCAGCCGGGTTGAGGATGTACAGCCGGCGATTACGCCGGTCATGATGCTGGTTGTCGCTGCCTTTATGATCGCGATGTTTGGCTTGAATGCGCCAGAGTCGGCGTTCGTGACCGGCGCTTCGTTCGTTCCCTTTTTCGCGCCGATGCTCATGTTTTTGCGCATTGGCCTCGTTTCCGTGCCGGGATGGGAAGTGGCGCTTTGCCTTGCGCTTTTGGCGGCGACGATTGCCTTGCTCATTTATTTTGGCGCCAAAGTGTACCGAGGCGGCGTGCTGATGTATGGGCGAATGAACATTTTCAAGGATGTAAAACGGGCCATCCAGCTGACAAAAAAATAA
- the ybhF_3 gene encoding Uncharacterized ABC transporter ATP-binding protein YbhF — MSLEIIEVTKRFGQTTAVDHLTLTVPEGEMFGLLGANGAGKTTTFRMILGLLLPTEGVIRWQGEPIDDSKSHLIGYLPEERGLYPKLKVQEQLLYLGRLRGMKKTDLLPEIDRCSG, encoded by the coding sequence ATGAGTTTGGAGATCATTGAGGTGACGAAACGGTTTGGCCAGACGACGGCCGTCGACCATTTGACGTTGACGGTTCCGGAAGGGGAGATGTTCGGATTGCTTGGGGCGAACGGAGCGGGAAAAACGACGACCTTTCGCATGATTTTAGGCCTTCTGCTCCCGACGGAAGGGGTGATCCGTTGGCAAGGCGAACCGATTGATGACTCGAAAAGCCATCTGATCGGCTATTTGCCGGAAGAGCGCGGGTTGTACCCGAAGCTGAAAGTGCAAGAGCAGCTTCTGTATTTAGGGCGGTTGCGCGGAATGAAAAAGACGGATCTTCTTCCGGAAATCGACCGCTGCTCGGGCTGA